One window of Campylobacter sp. MIT 99-7217 genomic DNA carries:
- the tcuA gene encoding FAD-dependent tricarballylate dehydrogenase TcuA has protein sequence MEILHYDLVVIGAGNAALCSAIAAFEANSKLKIAILESSPKKWRGGNSQHTRNLRSMHEAPTDVLSDSYSEDEFFEDVFKVTKGQTNEEYARFVISRTPQAVEWAKKHGVRFQPSMRGTLHLGRTNAFFLGGGKALVNAYFSYAKALGIDIFYEHEALELILQDSRAKEALVLDKQGQRELLFRAKAFVLASGGFESNLDWLEEAWGQRARNFIIRGTRFNQGKMLRSMQKQGAKIIGDPTQGHMVAIDARTPKYDGGIASRVDCVSLGIVVNKRGKRFYDEGEDFWPKRYAIWGRLVANEEDQIAYSITDSKVQKAYMPSLFEPIVASSIDELASKLELDSLNLSQTIEEYNAKVIDGKFNHTILDDCHTKALEIEKTHWALRLDSPPFYAYPLRPGITFTYMGLAVDKEARVYKNDESLYENIFAAGELIAGNILTQGYVAGFGMSIGTVFGRLAGENAAKELR, from the coding sequence ATGGAAATCCTACATTATGATCTAGTAGTAATTGGTGCTGGTAATGCAGCTTTATGTTCTGCTATTGCTGCTTTTGAGGCAAATTCAAAGCTCAAAATCGCCATACTTGAAAGCTCGCCTAAAAAATGGCGCGGAGGCAATTCCCAGCACACTAGAAATTTGCGTTCAATGCACGAAGCACCCACTGATGTTTTAAGTGATTCTTATAGTGAGGACGAGTTTTTTGAAGATGTTTTTAAGGTTACTAAGGGTCAAACCAATGAAGAATACGCCCGCTTTGTCATTTCAAGAACCCCTCAAGCTGTGGAGTGGGCTAAAAAGCACGGAGTCCGTTTTCAACCCTCTATGAGAGGCACTCTTCATCTTGGACGCACCAATGCCTTTTTCCTAGGCGGTGGCAAGGCCTTAGTCAATGCTTATTTTAGCTACGCAAAGGCTCTTGGCATAGATATTTTTTACGAGCATGAAGCCTTGGAGCTTATCTTGCAAGATAGCAGGGCAAAAGAAGCGCTTGTGCTTGATAAGCAAGGACAAAGAGAGCTTTTATTCAGGGCTAAGGCCTTTGTGCTTGCAAGTGGGGGCTTTGAGTCAAATTTAGACTGGCTTGAGGAAGCTTGGGGACAAAGGGCTAGAAATTTCATCATTAGAGGGACAAGATTTAATCAGGGCAAGATGCTAAGATCCATGCAAAAACAAGGTGCTAAGATCATAGGAGATCCTACTCAAGGGCACATGGTAGCAATTGATGCAAGGACACCAAAATACGACGGAGGCATAGCCTCAAGGGTGGACTGTGTTTCTCTTGGCATAGTGGTAAATAAAAGGGGCAAGAGATTTTATGATGAGGGAGAGGATTTTTGGCCTAAAAGATATGCTATTTGGGGCAGGCTTGTGGCTAATGAAGAAGATCAGATTGCTTATTCTATCACTGATAGCAAGGTTCAAAAAGCCTATATGCCCTCCTTATTTGAGCCTATTGTTGCAAGCTCTATTGATGAATTAGCCTCAAAGCTTGAGCTAGATAGCTTAAATTTAAGCCAAACTATTGAGGAATACAACGCCAAGGTAATTGATGGCAAATTTAATCACACCATACTTGATGATTGTCATACCAAGGCACTTGAGATAGAAAAGACCCACTGGGCCTTAAGGCTTGATAGTCCTCCTTTTTATGCCTATCCCTTAAGACCGGGCATTACCTTTACCTATATGGGACTTGCTGTAGATAAGGAAGCTAGGGTGTATAAAAATGATGAGAGCTTGTATGAAAATATCTTCGCAGCAGGAGAGCTTATAGCTGGAAATATACTAACTCAGGGCTATGTGGCTGGTTTTGGTATGAGTATAGGCACGGTTTTTGGGCGTTTGGCTGGAGAAAATGCAGCAAAGGAGTTAAGATGA
- the tcuB gene encoding tricarballylate utilization 4Fe-4S protein TcuB translates to MSLVKIYEEGIKSSIICNSCRYCEGLCAVFPAMEQKRSFLLEDMDYLANLCHQCSECFYDCQYAPPHEFNVSLPTQFARIREQSYKKYAFPSFLSKAFDKNALLTSLLLLLFLFLGFVGASMQKELDLSTHGGDFFVLIPYDYMVGVFSVVGVLVFVLLLISIMSYAKAICLPKFSLAIFMKSLKDALSLKYLGGHKNEGCTYPKESRSNIRKYFHHLTAYGFIFCFIATNLGAFYTHFLNLHAPYDFTQLPKLFGFSGGIMLCLGTAGLFVLKILADEELVDKKSVKMDYAFLIMLFLASFTGLILMALRQSELLSYTLWLHLSTVLCLFIMMPYSKFVHMFYRFLALLKFNTEEAH, encoded by the coding sequence ATGAGCTTAGTTAAAATTTATGAAGAAGGCATTAAATCAAGCATAATTTGCAATTCCTGTCGCTACTGCGAGGGACTTTGTGCTGTCTTTCCTGCTATGGAGCAAAAAAGAAGCTTTTTGCTTGAGGATATGGATTATTTGGCAAATTTATGCCATCAATGCTCTGAGTGCTTTTATGATTGCCAATACGCACCACCACATGAATTTAATGTTTCTTTGCCAACTCAATTTGCAAGGATAAGAGAGCAAAGCTATAAAAAATACGCCTTTCCAAGCTTTCTTTCAAAAGCCTTTGATAAGAATGCCCTTTTGACAAGCCTACTCTTGCTTTTGTTTTTGTTTTTAGGCTTTGTTGGTGCTAGTATGCAAAAAGAACTTGACTTAAGCACTCATGGGGGTGATTTTTTTGTTTTAATTCCTTATGATTATATGGTTGGTGTTTTTAGCGTGGTGGGAGTGCTTGTTTTTGTGCTTTTGCTTATAAGTATAATGAGCTATGCCAAAGCTATTTGCTTGCCTAAATTTAGCCTTGCTATCTTTATGAAAAGCTTAAAAGATGCTCTTAGCTTAAAATATCTTGGAGGGCATAAAAATGAGGGCTGTACCTATCCAAAGGAAAGCAGAAGCAATATAAGAAAATATTTTCATCATCTTACAGCTTACGGCTTTATATTTTGCTTTATAGCTACAAATTTAGGTGCTTTTTATACGCATTTTTTAAACTTACACGCTCCTTATGATTTTACCCAGCTTCCAAAGCTCTTTGGCTTTAGCGGAGGGATCATGCTTTGTCTTGGAACGGCTGGGCTTTTTGTTTTGAAAATCTTAGCTGATGAGGAGCTTGTGGATAAAAAAAGTGTGAAAATGGACTATGCCTTTCTTATAATGCTTTTTTTGGCTAGCTTTACAGGGCTTATCTTAATGGCTCTTCGTCAAAGCGAGCTTTTATCTTACACCCTTTGGCTTCATCTAAGCACGGTTTTATGCCTTTTTATCATGATGCCTTATTCTAAATTTGTGCATATGTTTTACCGCTTTTTAGCCCTGCTTAAATTTAACACTGAAGAAGCTCACTAA
- a CDS encoding DUF262 domain-containing protein, with protein MSSQNVKELFSKDKFSIPIYQRAYAWRSENFKDLWEDLEEALGREGHFLGTIVVAPNEKDSKKFDIIDGQQRITTIFMLLYALIKKGKRKDNLKTKLLLDEEDDLKLELIEENRDFFKRLLESEELVGLEEEADDFGKKNLCEVFGRILDKVANLNEEEVEKYRESLLEMKIMWLEEENAGRAIRTFQSVNDRGIALSLLDKLKSLLIYYSNSFCEGVNSLDSLINESFGEIFKICLKIKEHKNKYSIGGAQFKEENDIFRYHAGSIKFEEIDFLGSYNISLEDTYDKLKGVLKGLVNDRAKLSSFIEAYVKDLKEFYQSFLALLDEIDQRASVFKLFLIKKINPLFYNSLLRLKMKDELDDELIELFAKADIVFFNSGSEQKAKAYKLIHEALRSKEDFKKGLIREVKNVNLINNSINFLVNNAWNGRYTHYVFFEQNCKDLSIERLKKLIEKKEINQQIEHIIPKNLLEKGDEQALKKLGFEDINDFGNFLNSYGNILSLEGSLNTKASDKDLIAKAEVYEKSNIDFNRRFEVKNFNKAKLKERNKELEKWLKEEFFKEFLN; from the coding sequence ATGAGTAGTCAAAATGTAAAAGAGCTTTTTTCTAAGGATAAATTTAGCATTCCTATATATCAAAGAGCCTATGCTTGGAGGAGCGAAAATTTTAAGGATTTATGGGAGGATTTAGAAGAAGCCTTGGGAAGAGAGGGGCATTTTTTAGGCACTATTGTTGTAGCACCAAATGAAAAAGATAGTAAAAAATTTGATATTATTGATGGACAACAAAGGATTACTACCATCTTCATGCTCTTATATGCCTTGATTAAAAAAGGTAAACGTAAAGATAATTTAAAAACGAAATTATTACTTGATGAGGAAGATGATTTGAAGCTTGAATTAATAGAAGAAAATAGGGATTTTTTTAAAAGGCTTTTAGAAAGCGAGGAATTAGTAGGGCTTGAAGAAGAAGCTGATGATTTTGGCAAAAAAAATCTATGTGAGGTTTTTGGACGCATACTTGATAAGGTGGCTAATTTAAATGAGGAAGAGGTAGAAAAGTATAGAGAAAGCTTACTTGAGATGAAAATAATGTGGCTTGAAGAAGAAAATGCTGGCCGTGCTATTAGAACCTTTCAAAGCGTAAATGATAGAGGAATTGCTCTTTCTTTACTTGATAAGCTAAAATCCTTGCTTATTTATTATTCAAATTCTTTTTGCGAGGGTGTAAACTCACTTGATAGCCTTATTAATGAAAGCTTTGGAGAAATCTTTAAAATATGCCTAAAAATAAAAGAGCATAAAAATAAATATAGTATTGGCGGGGCTCAGTTTAAAGAAGAAAATGATATATTTCGTTATCATGCTGGAAGTATTAAATTTGAAGAAATTGATTTTTTAGGATCTTATAATATAAGCTTAGAAGATACTTATGATAAACTAAAGGGTGTGTTGAAAGGCTTGGTAAATGATAGGGCTAAATTGAGTTCCTTTATTGAGGCTTATGTTAAGGATTTAAAAGAATTTTATCAAAGCTTTTTAGCTTTGCTTGATGAAATAGATCAAAGAGCCTCTGTTTTTAAGCTTTTTTTAATCAAAAAAATTAATCCACTTTTTTATAATTCTCTTCTTAGGCTTAAAATGAAAGATGAGCTTGATGATGAGCTTATAGAGCTTTTTGCAAAGGCTGATATAGTCTTTTTTAATAGTGGTAGCGAACAAAAGGCTAAGGCGTATAAATTAATTCACGAGGCTCTTAGATCAAAAGAGGATTTTAAAAAAGGTCTTATAAGAGAGGTTAAAAATGTAAATCTTATTAACAATTCTATAAATTTTTTAGTAAATAATGCTTGGAATGGTCGATATACTCATTATGTATTTTTTGAGCAAAATTGCAAAGATTTAAGCATAGAAAGACTTAAAAAGCTTATAGAAAAGAAAGAAATTAATCAACAAATAGAGCATATCATACCAAAAAATTTATTAGAAAAAGGAGATGAGCAAGCTTTGAAAAAACTTGGTTTTGAGGATATAAATGATTTTGGAAATTTTTTAAACTCCTACGGAAATATCTTATCCTTAGAAGGTAGCCTTAATACAAAGGCTTCAGATAAGGATCTCATAGCTAAGGCTGAGGTTTATGAAAAATCCAATATAGACTTTAATAGACGCTTTGAGGTGAAAAATTTCAACAAAGCAAAGCTTAAAGAGCGAAATAAGGAGCTAGAAAAATGGCTCAAAGAGGAATTTTTTAAAGAATTTTTAAATTAG
- a CDS encoding alpha/beta hydrolase has product MVSKTLSCVLLSAVLSSAYADMSLNSAKLLEQNYKAWQVVNPSPEVKANIAKNPFGLVYEGAISKNEKGKVNLKSVSYYIGANKIAANLYLPANFNEKKKYKALVIAHPNGGVKEQVAGLFAQKLAQLGFITLAFDAAYQGASEGLPRNVDLPQNRVEDIRGAADFLLSLSFVDSENLGVLGICGGGGYTLKAAQSDKRFKAVATLSAFNTGLVRREGFLGSQKDSIQSRLKEASKARSDERIKGVVAYTGEAPKKTSEAELAKISSDLYREGLVYYGDTHAHPNSSFAYTSSSLLV; this is encoded by the coding sequence ATGGTTTCAAAAACATTATCGTGCGTGCTTTTAAGCGCGGTTTTAAGTTCAGCCTATGCTGATATGAGTTTAAACTCTGCCAAACTTTTAGAGCAAAATTATAAAGCTTGGCAGGTGGTAAATCCAAGCCCTGAGGTAAAAGCAAATATAGCCAAAAATCCCTTTGGTTTAGTCTATGAGGGGGCGATTAGCAAAAACGAAAAAGGCAAAGTAAATCTAAAAAGCGTGAGCTATTACATAGGAGCAAATAAAATCGCTGCAAATTTATATTTGCCAGCAAATTTTAATGAAAAGAAAAAATACAAAGCCCTAGTTATAGCACACCCAAATGGAGGGGTTAAAGAGCAAGTTGCTGGGCTTTTTGCACAAAAACTTGCCCAGCTTGGCTTTATCACTCTAGCCTTTGACGCAGCCTATCAAGGAGCTAGCGAGGGCTTACCTAGAAATGTGGATTTGCCACAAAACAGGGTTGAGGATATAAGAGGTGCGGCTGATTTTTTACTAAGCCTTAGCTTTGTGGATAGTGAAAATTTAGGCGTTTTAGGTATTTGTGGAGGCGGAGGCTATACGCTAAAGGCAGCCCAGAGTGATAAACGCTTTAAAGCAGTAGCAACGCTAAGTGCCTTTAACACAGGGCTTGTAAGGCGCGAGGGCTTTTTAGGCTCGCAAAAAGATAGCATTCAAAGCCGTTTAAAAGAGGCAAGCAAGGCAAGAAGCGATGAGAGGATAAAAGGCGTAGTAGCTTACACAGGCGAGGCTCCTAAAAAGACTAGCGAGGCTGAGCTAGCTAAAATCTCAAGCGATCTTTATAGAGAGGGGCTTGTGTATTATGGCGATACGCACGCTCATCCAAACTCAAGCTTTGCTTATACAAGTAGCTCACTACTTGTCTGA
- a CDS encoding alpha/beta hydrolase, producing MAFDSRDQIKLINQPLLMIVGAKADTAYMSEDAFKKALGTKKKEYFVLKDTTHIQSYYKKDSVETALKKLDEFFKENLK from the coding sequence ATGGCTTTTGATTCGAGGGATCAAATAAAGCTAATAAATCAGCCCCTTTTGATGATAGTAGGAGCTAAGGCTGATACGGCTTATATGAGCGAGGACGCCTTTAAAAAGGCACTTGGCACTAAGAAAAAAGAGTATTTTGTGCTAAAAGACACTACGCATATACAAAGCTATTATAAAAAAGATTCAGTTGAGACGGCTCTCAAAAAGCTTGATGAGTTTTTTAAGGAGAATTTAAAATGA
- a CDS encoding carboxymuconolactone decarboxylase family protein, whose translation MSKRREFFKKSLLTGALVGFAGLNLKAEILDENELEKEFNDFFKPFLNELEKESEILSPIDRALVILASLIANQSEYLKDFLRTNLEKNLSLIEAREVLFQSVAYLGFAKAKGAFLAFKEFFEGKSLEKGSTTNAKNRQERGYALQIDTFGKRIKKAYENASPDTKHINRLLSSNCFGDYYTRKGLDMRQRELLSPLLF comes from the coding sequence ATGAGCAAAAGGCGTGAGTTTTTTAAAAAGTCCCTATTAACAGGGGCCTTAGTGGGTTTTGCGGGACTAAATTTAAAAGCTGAAATTTTAGATGAAAACGAGCTTGAAAAAGAATTTAATGACTTTTTTAAGCCCTTTTTAAACGAACTTGAAAAAGAAAGCGAAATTTTAAGCCCAATTGATCGAGCCTTAGTGATCTTAGCCTCTTTGATAGCTAATCAAAGTGAGTATTTAAAGGACTTTTTAAGGACAAATTTAGAAAAAAACTTAAGCCTTATAGAGGCTAGGGAAGTTTTGTTTCAAAGCGTAGCTTACTTGGGCTTTGCTAAGGCTAAAGGGGCTTTTTTGGCATTTAAAGAATTTTTTGAGGGCAAAAGCTTAGAAAAAGGCTCAACTACAAATGCTAAAAACCGCCAAGAAAGAGGCTATGCCTTGCAAATAGACACCTTTGGCAAACGCATTAAAAAAGCTTATGAAAATGCAAGCCCTGACACAAAGCACATAAACCGCCTTTTATCAAGCAATTGCTTTGGGGATTACTACACCAGAAAGGGTCTTGATATGAGGCAAAGAGAGCTTTTATCACCTTTGCTTTTTTAG
- a CDS encoding NAD(P)H-binding protein, with the protein MKILIIGANGSVAKEVTSAILKGYENVNLKLFLRNSSRLQNVKNANPDRVELFEGDATDKVALKKAMQGVDVVYANLAGDLPKMAEAIMNAMSETGLKISDGVAIKRPEAMIRIIPLVVAKFGKASPKNHS; encoded by the coding sequence ATGAAAATTTTAATCATAGGTGCAAATGGTAGCGTAGCAAAAGAAGTTACAAGTGCTATTTTAAAGGGCTATGAAAATGTAAATTTAAAGCTCTTTTTAAGAAATTCCAGCCGTTTGCAAAATGTCAAAAATGCAAATCCTGATAGAGTAGAATTATTCGAAGGCGATGCTACAGATAAGGTGGCTTTGAAAAAGGCTATGCAAGGCGTTGATGTAGTGTATGCGAATTTAGCTGGGGACTTGCCCAAAATGGCAGAAGCTATCATGAATGCGATGAGTGAAACAGGGCTTAAAATCAGCGATGGCGTGGCGATTAAAAGACCGGAGGCTATGATAAGAATTATCCCGCTTGTGGTTGCTAAATTTGGCAAAGCATCGCCTAAAAATCACTCTTAA
- the flgL gene encoding flagellar hook-associated protein FlgL yields the protein MRVTNKLNAYNAISTTQSGMSNFYKIQNQLSSGNKIQHSFEGATTYIDNARLEYEYETLQQIQDGTSLASEMTKNSDKALGDMVDLLEQFKRKLTQAVNDTQSQTSREAIAKELQRMRDNIVDLANTSVNGQYLFSGAQTGTKPFNGLGNYFGDREYMHVVTGAGTQSSYNVPGYHLFFKADSDFKKVISTNVNLTDNRYDLLNEPDKTRYLKETDKISSLIGLGYVRDNTKAPLDPQTDFEISPLNFPSTTLYVQGTRPDGTSFKSAVLMNPNDTMQGMIDKIGALYGNTDTNKVVDITINDSGQFQITDLKQGNNSLDFHAVAFTPQFEDSATLKRASEDYIAAGGTMQDFTNEIMDLALANPSNGDITNLNTPVTIAINGVDYEISINQNNFIHSKMTDTLGNATNGADYDNTYFLTQDNKTYGNVSQIVKATGEYATESTRLSEVATGDLNATTLNLKVTSKGRNEYDVTIDFANSTISYPDPANPANTISFPFMSANPATPNTGVITPTNDISYRQLNDIIGLFASDSQPTTSITANPAGTSQITAADYETYTNALQRAKSLVDVSLDYEGRITLTDKLSTGASIQISLSDTQSGQFPMPPHTTTANVTTGSALSFNANNSLIIDEPHVDMIKDLDLMIEAVLAGDKRANADGKDPRNTGMQGALARIDHLSEHIIKQRTQLGASASNIEETNKRAMLIQVNVKSIKSEVMDIDLAATITEMMQVQTSYQAALKASTMLSQLSLLNYM from the coding sequence ATGAGAGTTACAAATAAACTGAATGCCTATAATGCCATAAGTACCACGCAAAGCGGAATGTCAAATTTTTATAAGATACAAAATCAACTCAGCTCTGGTAACAAGATACAGCATTCTTTTGAAGGTGCTACTACTTATATTGATAATGCAAGACTTGAGTATGAATACGAAACCTTGCAACAAATCCAAGATGGAACATCACTTGCTTCTGAGATGACCAAAAACTCAGACAAAGCCCTTGGGGATATGGTTGATTTGCTTGAGCAGTTTAAGAGAAAGCTTACCCAAGCTGTCAATGATACCCAGTCTCAAACCTCAAGGGAGGCTATCGCTAAAGAACTTCAAAGAATGCGTGATAATATCGTTGATCTTGCTAATACAAGTGTAAATGGACAATACCTCTTCTCAGGAGCTCAAACAGGAACAAAGCCTTTTAATGGCTTGGGAAATTATTTTGGCGATAGAGAATATATGCATGTGGTAACAGGAGCAGGCACTCAAAGCTCTTATAATGTTCCGGGTTATCATTTGTTTTTCAAAGCAGATAGTGATTTTAAAAAGGTTATTTCTACAAATGTTAATCTTACGGATAATCGTTATGATCTTCTCAATGAGCCTGATAAAACAAGATACCTCAAAGAAACAGATAAGATCAGTTCCTTAATAGGACTTGGCTATGTAAGGGACAATACAAAAGCTCCTCTTGATCCACAAACTGACTTTGAAATCAGTCCCTTAAATTTTCCATCAACTACTCTTTATGTGCAAGGAACAAGACCTGATGGAACAAGCTTTAAGAGTGCTGTGTTAATGAATCCAAATGATACTATGCAAGGTATGATCGATAAAATAGGTGCATTGTACGGCAATACAGATACAAATAAAGTTGTAGATATTACTATAAATGATAGTGGGCAATTTCAAATCACTGATCTTAAACAAGGGAATAATTCTTTAGATTTTCATGCTGTGGCTTTTACACCGCAGTTTGAAGACTCTGCTACACTTAAAAGAGCAAGTGAAGATTATATCGCTGCTGGTGGGACTATGCAAGATTTTACAAATGAAATCATGGATCTAGCTTTAGCAAATCCTTCAAATGGAGATATTACAAATTTAAATACCCCTGTAACCATAGCGATAAATGGGGTAGACTATGAAATAAGTATCAATCAAAACAATTTCATTCATTCTAAAATGACTGATACCTTGGGCAATGCAACAAATGGGGCGGATTATGATAATACTTATTTTCTTACCCAAGATAATAAAACATATGGCAATGTTTCTCAGATCGTAAAAGCAACAGGAGAATACGCCACAGAATCAACAAGATTATCAGAAGTTGCTACTGGGGATTTAAATGCAACAACGCTTAATCTAAAAGTGACTTCCAAAGGGCGTAACGAATATGATGTTACGATAGATTTTGCAAACTCAACTATTTCTTATCCTGATCCAGCAAATCCAGCAAACACTATATCTTTTCCGTTTATGAGTGCAAATCCAGCCACTCCAAATACAGGGGTCATTACTCCAACTAATGATATAAGCTATAGACAACTTAATGATATTATTGGTTTGTTTGCTAGCGATTCTCAACCAACTACGAGCATAACGGCAAATCCAGCTGGTACAAGTCAAATCACTGCAGCTGATTATGAAACCTATACAAATGCCTTGCAAAGAGCGAAATCTTTGGTTGATGTAAGTCTTGATTATGAAGGGCGTATCACACTTACTGATAAACTTTCCACTGGAGCAAGCATACAAATTTCACTTAGTGATACACAAAGTGGTCAATTTCCAATGCCTCCACACACAACTACAGCTAATGTTACTACAGGTTCAGCTCTTTCATTTAATGCGAATAATTCTCTCATCATCGATGAACCTCATGTGGATATGATCAAGGACTTGGATTTAATGATAGAAGCTGTTTTAGCCGGAGATAAAAGGGCTAATGCCGATGGGAAAGATCCAAGAAATACGGGTATGCAAGGAGCTTTAGCAAGGATAGATCATCTAAGCGAACATATCATCAAACAAAGAACTCAGCTTGGTGCAAGTGCTTCAAATATAGAAGAAACAAATAAAAGAGCCATGCTCATACAAGTTAATGTAAAAAGCATCAAATCAGAGGTCATGGATATTGACTTAGCTGCCACGATCACTGAGATGATGCAGGTGCAAACTTCTTATCAAGCAGCACTCAAAGCAAGTACTATGCTTTCTCAACTTAGCCTTTTAAACTACATGTAA
- a CDS encoding ferritin — protein MLSKDVIALLNEQINKEMFASNLYLSMSSWCFENSYDGAGTFLMEHAGEESDHAKKLITYLNETDSHVKLADVKKPADEFKSLLDIFEQTYEHEQMITKSINDLVDFMLKKKDYPTFNFLQWYVAEQHEEEALFRTIVDKIKLISDQANGLFLADQYIKTLAKN, from the coding sequence ATGCTTTCAAAAGATGTTATTGCTTTGCTTAATGAGCAAATCAACAAGGAAATGTTTGCATCAAATTTATATTTATCTATGAGTTCTTGGTGCTTTGAAAATAGCTATGATGGTGCTGGAACATTTTTAATGGAACATGCTGGCGAGGAAAGCGATCATGCTAAAAAGCTTATCACTTATCTTAACGAAACTGATTCGCATGTAAAGCTTGCTGATGTGAAAAAACCGGCTGATGAGTTTAAATCTTTGCTTGATATTTTTGAGCAAACTTATGAACATGAACAAATGATCACAAAATCGATCAATGATTTGGTTGATTTCATGCTCAAAAAGAAGGACTATCCTACTTTTAATTTCCTTCAATGGTATGTTGCTGAACAACACGAAGAAGAGGCATTATTTAGAACCATAGTTGATAAAATCAAACTTATCAGCGATCAAGCAAATGGTCTTTTCTTAGCTGATCAATATATCAAAACTCTAGCAAAAAATTAA
- a CDS encoding MBOAT family O-acyltransferase: MTYFSLEFSMMMIAFFAIYWCFKEKYLTQNILILIFSYIIYILINPYFALVLFVYTFFIHYFALLIFVRRKRNIFIACISFAILNLCFFKYFASIKDTFDQFLSLFGFDFLNSDIIFPVGISFYTFASITYLVNVYKHKRIETFLNLATFLSFFPTLLLGPIMRSDFFFEQIHQKREFKHANLIIVLLIFGIVKKVLIANYLGIYSKEILSDPTSYNSLELLCAIYAFSVQIYCDFSGYVDLVTAFALMLGFTLPVNFNMPYLSNNLKEFWKRWHISLSNFIRDYIYIPLGGNQKGKLRTYANIIIAFVLSGIWHGNTVNFFIWGLLHGFGVVFLSLPFMKKVSLRKIPYLSMFLTFHFIAFAWIFFYYKTLTGALEYFNAVIDNFFWKIEYEHIYVFASFVAIFILYPLFVNFKEYCIRILNITPLLLKPILLAFILLLVFTFMPNGIPQFIYESF, encoded by the coding sequence ATGACTTATTTTTCCCTTGAATTTAGTATGATGATGATAGCTTTTTTTGCTATTTATTGGTGTTTTAAAGAAAAATACCTTACCCAAAATATACTCATACTGATTTTTAGCTATATCATTTATATCTTAATCAATCCTTATTTTGCCTTAGTTTTGTTTGTTTATACTTTTTTTATTCATTATTTTGCCTTGCTAATTTTTGTGCGTCGTAAGCGTAATATTTTTATCGCTTGTATTAGTTTTGCTATTTTAAATTTATGTTTTTTTAAGTATTTTGCAAGTATCAAGGATACTTTTGATCAATTTTTAAGCCTGTTTGGCTTTGACTTTTTAAACTCAGATATTATTTTTCCTGTAGGCATTAGCTTTTATACCTTTGCTTCTATCACCTATCTTGTCAATGTTTACAAACATAAACGCATAGAAACTTTTTTAAATTTAGCCACTTTTTTGTCATTTTTCCCAACGCTTTTGCTTGGTCCTATCATGAGGAGTGATTTTTTCTTTGAGCAAATTCATCAAAAAAGAGAATTTAAACATGCCAATCTTATCATTGTTCTGCTTATTTTTGGTATAGTTAAAAAGGTTTTGATCGCAAATTACTTAGGAATTTACTCTAAAGAAATTTTAAGCGATCCTACGAGTTATAATTCCTTAGAACTCTTATGTGCCATTTATGCTTTTAGTGTGCAAATTTATTGTGATTTTAGTGGCTATGTGGATTTGGTAACTGCTTTTGCTCTAATGCTTGGTTTTACGCTACCTGTAAACTTTAATATGCCGTATTTATCAAACAATCTTAAAGAATTTTGGAAAAGATGGCATATTTCTTTATCAAATTTTATAAGGGATTATATTTATATCCCACTTGGAGGTAATCAAAAAGGAAAATTAAGAACCTATGCAAATATCATTATTGCTTTTGTCTTGAGTGGAATTTGGCATGGAAATACCGTAAATTTCTTTATTTGGGGCTTATTGCATGGCTTTGGTGTCGTTTTTTTAAGCCTACCTTTCATGAAAAAAGTAAGCTTGCGTAAGATCCCTTATCTTAGTATGTTTTTAACTTTTCACTTTATTGCCTTTGCTTGGATATTTTTTTATTACAAGACCTTAACAGGGGCTTTGGAGTATTTTAATGCTGTGATTGATAATTTCTTTTGGAAGATTGAATATGAGCATATTTATGTATTTGCTTCCTTTGTAGCAATTTTTATACTTTATCCTTTGTTTGTTAATTTTAAAGAATACTGCATAAGAATTTTAAACATTACACCTTTGCTTTTAAAGCCTATTTTATTAGCCTTTATTTTGCTTTTGGTATTTACTTTTATGCCAAATGGAATCCCGCAATTTATCTATGAGAGTTTTTAA